GCGCCATCACCATTTGCACTGACCGGGGCGAAAGCCTGCCCCCGCGCAGCCCGCGAAACAGCGGCTGATCCGGCTCTGTTGGCCAAGGGCAAAGTGCCAGATATGCTTCAACCGCTTCACGCACGACGGCGATCACCGGGATAACCCTTTCTTTACCGCCTTTGCCGATAATGCGAAGAACCGACGGCAAGGGTGTATCTTCTCCGTTAAGGCTCAACGCTTCGGAAATTCGCAGGCCACAGCCGTACAAAAGCGTTACCACCGCTGTATCACGGGCGGCAATCCAAGGGTTTTCATGTTGAAATTCAACGGTTTCAATCATTTCCTGCGCCGCGTCTTCGCTTAAGGGGCGGGGCAATTTGCGCTGAAACTTCGGGCTACGCGCTGCCAGAACCGCGCTGATTTCGGCGCCTTCACGTTCGCTGAGCCAACGAAAGAAACTTTTCACCGCCGAGAGCTTTCGCGCCAAGCTGCGTGGGCCGACACCGGTGCCGCGCGTATGGGCCATCCAGGCGCGCATGTCAGAAACCGTCAGCCGCATCAGCGGCGCAATTCCCTGCGCTTCACCCTTGTGGGCGGTGATGAACGAAAGGAAATCCCCGACATCGCGGCTGTAGGCATCAATCGTGTTGGCGCTCGCCCCATTGAGCGCTTTCTGCCCCTCCAGCCAGCTTTGCATTGCATCGCGTGCGGCGGGAGAAATCAGGCTCATGACAGCCAGCGGCGCATCGCCCTTTCAAACACGCCTGCAAAGAACGCAAGGAGATCGGTGCCCTGCTGCGGGGTGAACATATGCGGGTCTTCCGACCCCATGAGCAACATGCCGGGCAACCGGCCTTCGCCGAAATTGAGGTTCAGGCAGGCTTCCGAGCGGATCCAGCCTGCTTTGTCGCCGAACATGCGTGCATCGCCTGCTTCGATCTGGCGAAGCGTCACCTGTCGCATCGGCGCGCCGCGCTCGCCGGTAACATAGTTGTCGATAAAGCCCGGTTCCGCCACGGTCAAAACCGAGCCGAGCCGCTTGACCGCCGGGTCTTCGTCGTTTTGCA
This window of the Rhodobacteraceae bacterium LMO-JJ12 genome carries:
- a CDS encoding tyrosine recombinase XerC, whose translation is MSLISPAARDAMQSWLEGQKALNGASANTIDAYSRDVGDFLSFITAHKGEAQGIAPLMRLTVSDMRAWMAHTRGTGVGPRSLARKLSAVKSFFRWLSEREGAEISAVLAARSPKFQRKLPRPLSEDAAQEMIETVEFQHENPWIAARDTAVVTLLYGCGLRISEALSLNGEDTPLPSVLRIIGKGGKERVIPVIAVVREAVEAYLALCPWPTEPDQPLFRGLRGGRLSPRSVQMVMARARAQLGLPASATPHAMRHSFATHLLSAGGDLRTIQELLGHASLSTTQAYTAVDQARLMEVYDKAHPKAG